The proteins below are encoded in one region of Bosea sp. BIWAKO-01:
- a CDS encoding type II secretion system F family protein, which produces MDLSVIAVVVLATFAAGGVVYALFYPALSGQTRVEKRRKEFAAPVAVRTVDREVQARQKRGQIAQSLKDIETRENARNKVTLELLLLQAGLSWDRRKFYIISAISGVIVGFLFFLATANLLLLLVGLFIGGFGLPRWLLSRTRAKRLKKFGNEFPNALDIIVRGVKSGLPLNDCLRIIAAEAVEPVRTEFRLIIESQTLGLPLTEAAAKLFERMPCAEANFFGIVLAIQQKTGGNLAETLGNLSKVIRERRKMRDKIQAVSMEAKASAAIIGALPPVVATLVYVTSPRYIELLWLTQIGKVALVASGVWMLIGIMTMRKMINFDI; this is translated from the coding sequence ATGGACCTGAGTGTCATCGCGGTTGTCGTATTGGCGACCTTTGCGGCAGGCGGTGTGGTCTACGCGCTGTTCTATCCGGCGCTGAGCGGGCAGACCCGGGTGGAGAAGCGCCGCAAGGAGTTCGCAGCCCCGGTCGCCGTACGGACGGTCGATCGCGAAGTCCAGGCGCGGCAGAAGCGCGGCCAGATCGCCCAGAGCCTGAAAGACATCGAAACCCGGGAAAACGCTCGCAACAAGGTCACGCTCGAACTCCTGTTGCTCCAGGCGGGGCTGAGCTGGGACCGCCGCAAGTTTTACATCATCAGCGCCATTTCTGGCGTGATTGTCGGCTTCCTGTTCTTCCTGGCAACAGCCAATCTCCTGCTCCTTCTGGTCGGTCTGTTCATTGGCGGCTTCGGCCTGCCGCGTTGGCTTCTGTCGCGGACCCGGGCGAAGCGGCTGAAGAAGTTCGGCAACGAATTTCCGAACGCGCTCGACATCATCGTGCGCGGCGTCAAGTCTGGCCTGCCGCTCAACGACTGCCTGCGCATCATCGCTGCCGAAGCCGTCGAGCCCGTCCGGACGGAATTTCGACTGATCATCGAGAGCCAGACCTTGGGGCTGCCGCTGACCGAGGCTGCCGCCAAGCTCTTCGAGCGCATGCCCTGCGCCGAGGCCAATTTCTTCGGCATCGTGCTGGCGATCCAGCAGAAGACGGGCGGCAATCTCGCGGAGACCCTCGGCAATTTGTCGAAAGTCATTCGCGAACGTCGCAAGATGCGCGACAAGATCCAGGCGGTTTCGATGGAAGCGAAGGCCTCGGCAGCGATCATCGGGGCCTTGCCCCCGGTGGTTGCGACCCTCGTCTACGTGACCAGCCCGAGATATATCGAGCTTCTCTGGCTCACGCAGATTGGCAAGGTCGCGCTCGTCGCCAGCGGAGTCTGGATGCTGATCGGCATCATGACGATGCGCAAGATGATCAATTTCGACATTTGA
- a CDS encoding methyl-accepting chemotaxis protein, producing the protein MLLLVSLVESLSFLLLAALILTIAAPLIEGRPWLRQCCVGALFSLGGLLSMAHPFILQPGIAIDSRNVFAILAGPVGGPLAAAVTAVSLSAIRYANGGAGMPTGVAGIVLHALAGVAYATWLGRRRRPLTFRDLAALSLVGAGCLLASVAFMPSWVVAERFLREAVPAMIAVSAAGTMLVGLVINNDRERRENSYRLRTLIQRAPGTLYQRILHPEGGTTYRFASFSIDKSLGIAREEVERDPEIWLGRMLPEDRERFEQLRAAPEGAATLWRFEARYRGAGGSIVWLRSESTRRKMADGSVVWDGILLDITDEKTLEARQQTLEEQRKAALTELAGDLEVTVGQALRQVGASVRDMHQAASQMAENANSTALRAVDVTRQAENASQRVGSVAVAAEEIDASIRELTRQTLHADDTAREAASYVRSTRRDVAGLTEAADKVSSVLAFIEDIASRTNLLALNATIEAARAGAAGRGFAVVAGEVKNLAEQTQKATRDIADTLQDIRSAASTASDAIARIEGTMSAIEQTSSAIAEVVGRQAGIVSGIASDAVLVAGSTNAVSESVGSVGGEARMTGESAIQVVEAARQVSEQTVALDRYVGDFVRSVRGRL; encoded by the coding sequence ATGCTGCTTCTGGTCAGTCTCGTCGAAAGCCTTTCGTTCCTGCTGCTTGCGGCGTTGATCCTGACCATTGCGGCCCCGTTGATCGAGGGGCGGCCCTGGCTGCGCCAATGCTGCGTCGGAGCCCTGTTTTCGCTCGGCGGTCTGCTCAGCATGGCGCATCCCTTTATTCTCCAGCCCGGCATCGCCATTGATTCCCGCAATGTCTTCGCCATTCTGGCCGGCCCGGTTGGAGGGCCCTTGGCCGCCGCTGTGACGGCTGTTTCGCTTTCGGCCATTCGCTACGCCAATGGCGGGGCCGGCATGCCGACCGGGGTAGCGGGAATCGTCCTGCACGCCCTTGCCGGTGTCGCCTACGCCACCTGGCTGGGTCGGCGCAGGCGACCGCTGACGTTCCGCGATCTTGCGGCGCTGAGCCTTGTCGGGGCCGGCTGTCTGCTCGCCTCGGTGGCCTTCATGCCGAGCTGGGTTGTCGCCGAGCGGTTTCTCCGCGAGGCCGTGCCGGCCATGATTGCTGTCAGCGCTGCGGGCACGATGCTCGTTGGTCTGGTCATCAATAATGATCGTGAGCGGCGCGAGAATTCCTACAGGCTACGGACATTGATCCAGCGGGCGCCGGGGACGCTCTATCAACGTATCCTCCATCCCGAGGGGGGGACGACCTATCGGTTTGCCTCCTTCTCCATCGACAAGTCGCTTGGCATTGCCAGGGAAGAGGTCGAGCGCGACCCCGAGATCTGGCTCGGCAGGATGCTGCCCGAGGATCGGGAGCGCTTCGAGCAGCTGCGGGCGGCGCCGGAAGGGGCCGCCACGCTCTGGCGTTTCGAGGCTCGCTACCGCGGCGCTGGCGGATCAATCGTCTGGCTGCGCAGCGAATCGACGCGACGCAAGATGGCGGACGGATCTGTCGTCTGGGACGGCATCTTGCTCGACATCACCGACGAGAAGACCCTCGAAGCGCGCCAGCAGACCCTGGAGGAACAGCGCAAGGCAGCCTTGACCGAACTTGCCGGTGACCTCGAGGTCACCGTGGGGCAGGCCTTGCGACAGGTTGGCGCTTCGGTGCGCGATATGCACCAGGCTGCGAGCCAGATGGCCGAGAACGCCAATAGCACGGCACTGCGCGCTGTCGATGTGACGCGCCAGGCCGAGAACGCCTCCCAGCGCGTCGGCAGCGTCGCGGTCGCCGCCGAGGAGATCGATGCCTCGATCCGCGAGCTGACGCGCCAGACCTTGCACGCCGACGACACCGCGCGCGAGGCGGCAAGCTATGTCCGCTCCACGCGCCGCGATGTTGCCGGTCTCACCGAGGCTGCCGACAAGGTCAGCTCCGTGCTCGCCTTCATCGAGGACATCGCCTCCCGCACCAATCTGCTCGCGCTCAATGCCACGATCGAGGCAGCGCGTGCCGGGGCGGCAGGGCGCGGGTTTGCCGTCGTTGCCGGGGAGGTGAAGAACCTGGCGGAACAAACGCAGAAGGCGACACGCGACATTGCCGATACGCTGCAGGATATCCGCTCCGCTGCCTCCACCGCTTCGGACGCGATCGCGCGGATCGAAGGCACGATGAGCGCGATCGAGCAGACCTCCAGCGCCATTGCCGAGGTCGTCGGCCGGCAGGCCGGGATTGTCTCCGGCATCGCCTCGGACGCGGTGCTTG
- the mutS gene encoding DNA mismatch repair protein MutS, with protein sequence MRRDIPESPSLPEAASSVPKAAAAVDAGRVTPMMAQYVEIKAANPDCLLFYRMGDFYELFFRDAEIASRTLGIVLTKRGKHLGEDIPMCGVPVDRADDYLQRLIAAGHRVAVCEQTEDPAEAKKRGGKSVVQRDVVRLVTPGTITEERLLEPGRASLLVAVARRKLSDSSALYGLASVDISTGRFSVMEAPPERLAVEFARLEPREIVCPEAIHDDPELKEFWRELTVPVTPLAREGLDAASAERRLKEFFGVATLDAFGAFSRAEIAAAGAALAYVERTQFGARPPLSPPVRDSGSATMLIDAATRANLELTRTLSGERTGSLLSSIDRTVTPGGARLLAERLAGPLTEPAAIATRHDAVEALLNDAPLRESLRRELDHVPDIARALARLSLDRGGPRDLAALGAGLSAARAIAQSLADHDTLPEALTQAARTLAATDPTLPARLTEALADDLPLNRRDGRFVRDGYDPALDELRLLQVDSRKVIAQLQARYAAETGCRTLRIKHNSMLGYFVEVPQAAGEDFLREPWRATFVHRQTMSDAMRFSSVELGELESKIASAADRALKLELSVFASLNAAVLDEAEPVKAGALALAEIDVAAALAALAANENWTRPLVDDGADFTIKGGRHPVVEAALKRDGKPFVANDSELSALGAADTGGRICLITGPNMAGKSTFLRQNALIAVLAQMGSYVPAASAHIGIVDRLFSRVGAADDLARGRSTFMVEMVETAAILNQAGPRALVILDEIGRGTATFDGLSIAWAAIENLHEINRCRSLFATHYHELTALGDRLARVTNATVRVTEWNGEVVFLHEVVPGAADRSYGIQVAKLAGLPPAVVERARAILGELEKTEREKPVASLVDDLPLFAAPARRPAPVAAAEPGPDVLREALAALDLDEMTPRAALDALYRLKALD encoded by the coding sequence ATGCGCCGCGACATTCCAGAATCCCCGAGCCTTCCCGAAGCAGCGAGTTCCGTCCCGAAGGCTGCGGCCGCGGTCGACGCCGGCCGCGTCACGCCGATGATGGCGCAATATGTCGAGATCAAAGCCGCCAATCCCGATTGCCTGCTGTTTTACCGGATGGGCGATTTCTACGAGCTGTTCTTCCGGGACGCCGAGATCGCCTCGCGCACACTCGGCATCGTGCTGACCAAGCGCGGCAAGCATCTCGGCGAGGACATCCCGATGTGCGGTGTGCCGGTCGACCGCGCCGATGACTATCTCCAGCGCCTGATCGCCGCCGGACACCGCGTCGCCGTCTGCGAGCAGACCGAAGACCCCGCTGAAGCCAAGAAGCGCGGCGGCAAATCCGTGGTCCAGCGTGACGTCGTGCGACTGGTGACGCCCGGCACCATCACCGAAGAGCGATTGCTGGAACCCGGCCGCGCCAGCCTTCTGGTCGCGGTTGCACGCCGCAAGCTCAGCGATTCGAGCGCTCTCTACGGCCTCGCGTCGGTCGACATCTCGACAGGACGTTTCTCGGTCATGGAGGCCCCTCCGGAGCGGCTTGCCGTCGAGTTCGCCCGGCTTGAGCCCCGCGAGATCGTTTGCCCGGAGGCGATCCACGACGACCCCGAGCTGAAGGAATTCTGGCGCGAACTCACGGTGCCGGTGACCCCACTGGCTCGCGAGGGCCTCGATGCGGCTTCGGCCGAGCGCCGACTCAAGGAATTCTTCGGCGTAGCCACTCTGGATGCATTCGGTGCCTTCAGCCGCGCCGAGATTGCAGCCGCAGGCGCAGCGCTGGCCTATGTCGAGCGGACTCAGTTCGGCGCGCGCCCACCCCTGTCGCCACCCGTACGCGATTCCGGCAGCGCGACCATGCTGATCGACGCTGCGACACGCGCCAATCTCGAGCTGACACGCACGCTTTCGGGCGAACGAACCGGCAGCCTTCTCTCCAGCATCGACCGGACGGTGACCCCCGGCGGAGCGCGGCTGCTGGCGGAGCGGCTTGCCGGACCGTTGACCGAGCCGGCAGCGATCGCCACGCGGCACGACGCCGTCGAGGCGCTGCTGAACGATGCGCCCCTGCGCGAGAGCCTGCGCCGAGAGCTCGACCACGTGCCGGACATCGCCCGCGCCCTCGCCCGGCTCTCGCTCGATCGCGGCGGTCCGCGCGACCTGGCGGCGCTGGGCGCAGGCCTGAGTGCGGCACGGGCGATCGCGCAGTCGCTCGCCGACCATGATACTCTGCCGGAAGCCCTGACGCAGGCCGCCCGAACGCTGGCCGCGACCGACCCGACCCTGCCCGCCCGGTTGACCGAGGCGCTGGCCGACGATCTGCCGCTCAACCGCCGCGACGGACGCTTCGTGCGCGACGGCTATGACCCGGCACTCGACGAACTCAGGCTGCTCCAGGTCGATTCGCGAAAGGTCATTGCCCAACTCCAGGCGCGCTATGCGGCCGAGACCGGCTGCCGCACCCTGCGGATCAAGCATAATTCGATGCTCGGCTATTTCGTCGAGGTGCCGCAGGCCGCCGGCGAGGACTTCCTGAGGGAGCCCTGGCGCGCCACCTTCGTCCACCGTCAGACCATGTCGGACGCGATGCGCTTCTCCTCGGTCGAGCTCGGCGAGCTCGAATCGAAGATCGCCTCCGCCGCCGACCGCGCACTGAAGCTCGAACTCTCGGTCTTCGCCTCGCTCAATGCCGCCGTTCTCGACGAAGCCGAGCCTGTGAAGGCGGGAGCGCTCGCGCTCGCCGAGATCGATGTTGCCGCTGCCCTTGCGGCACTCGCGGCCAACGAAAACTGGACGAGGCCGCTCGTCGATGACGGCGCCGACTTCACCATCAAGGGCGGGCGCCACCCGGTTGTCGAAGCCGCACTGAAGCGCGACGGAAAACCCTTCGTCGCCAATGACAGCGAGCTCTCGGCGCTTGGCGCAGCCGACACCGGCGGACGCATCTGCCTCATCACCGGCCCGAACATGGCGGGTAAATCGACTTTCCTGCGGCAAAACGCACTGATCGCCGTACTGGCGCAGATGGGCTCCTATGTGCCCGCCGCCAGCGCCCATATCGGCATTGTCGACCGGCTGTTCTCACGCGTCGGCGCCGCCGACGATCTCGCCAGGGGTCGCTCGACCTTCATGGTCGAAATGGTCGAGACCGCCGCGATCCTGAATCAGGCCGGGCCGCGCGCGCTCGTCATTCTCGACGAGATCGGCCGCGGCACGGCGACCTTCGACGGCCTGTCGATCGCCTGGGCGGCCATCGAAAACCTGCACGAGATCAATCGCTGCCGGTCGTTGTTCGCGACGCATTATCACGAGCTGACAGCGCTTGGAGACCGGCTGGCCCGCGTCACCAACGCCACTGTGCGCGTGACAGAGTGGAATGGCGAGGTCGTCTTTCTACACGAGGTCGTGCCCGGTGCCGCCGACCGCTCCTATGGCATCCAGGTCGCCAAGCTTGCCGGCCTGCCGCCGGCCGTGGTCGAGCGGGCCCGCGCCATTCTCGGAGAGCTGGAGAAGACGGAGCGCGAGAAGCCTGTCGCCTCGCTGGTCGATGATCTGCCGCTCTTTGCGGCGCCGGCCCGGCGACCTGCACCAGTTGCGGCGGCCGAACCTGGCCCGGATGTATTGCGCGAAGCGCTCGCCGCGCTCGATCTCGACGAGATGACGCCACGCGCTGCGCTTGACGCCCTCTATCGGCTGAAAGCGCTGGATTAG
- a CDS encoding type II secretion system F family protein — protein sequence MIALIADKLADSQFLVALLAAVAAAATVLTLAMPLVEGNDLNKRMKNVAIERDKIRARERDRLNRQKDKVSLRQEPKAFMRRIVDQFKLGDWLGTETAKKQLAMAGYRGPQAEIGFLFFRLVTPIGLFLFTLFYVFFIKDFGQPPLIRFGMAIGGAYLGIKAPEIFLSNQISKRQASMRQAFPDALDLLLICVEAGMSIEHGFRKVSTEIGGQSVPLAEEFALCTAELSYLAERRQAYENLAARTGLEGVKSVSTALVQAERYGTPLGTALRTLAQESRDQRMMAAEKKAAALPPKLTVPMILFFLPVLFVVIMTPAIIQVMRLK from the coding sequence ATGATTGCCCTCATCGCCGACAAGCTCGCCGACAGCCAGTTCCTGGTTGCGTTGCTTGCTGCCGTCGCTGCCGCTGCGACAGTTCTGACCCTGGCGATGCCCTTGGTCGAGGGCAACGACCTCAACAAGCGCATGAAGAATGTTGCGATCGAGCGCGACAAGATCCGTGCGCGCGAGCGGGATCGCCTGAACCGGCAGAAGGACAAGGTCTCGCTGCGCCAGGAACCAAAGGCGTTCATGCGGCGCATTGTCGATCAGTTCAAGCTGGGTGACTGGCTCGGCACCGAAACGGCGAAGAAGCAGCTCGCCATGGCGGGTTATCGCGGGCCACAGGCCGAGATCGGCTTCCTGTTCTTCCGCCTGGTGACGCCGATCGGCCTCTTCCTGTTCACGCTCTTCTATGTCTTCTTCATCAAGGATTTCGGTCAGCCGCCCTTGATCCGGTTCGGCATGGCGATCGGCGGCGCCTATCTGGGCATCAAGGCGCCGGAGATATTCCTGTCGAACCAGATCTCGAAGCGCCAGGCGTCTATGCGGCAGGCCTTTCCCGATGCGCTCGACTTGTTGCTGATCTGTGTCGAGGCGGGCATGTCGATCGAACATGGTTTCCGCAAGGTCTCGACCGAGATTGGCGGTCAGTCGGTCCCCCTCGCCGAGGAGTTCGCGCTCTGCACGGCCGAACTCTCCTACCTCGCCGAAAGACGCCAGGCCTATGAGAACCTGGCCGCTCGCACCGGGCTCGAGGGAGTGAAGTCGGTCTCGACTGCACTGGTTCAGGCCGAGCGCTACGGCACGCCGCTCGGTACTGCGCTGCGCACATTGGCGCAGGAAAGTCGCGACCAACGCATGATGGCGGCGGAGAAGAAGGCCGCGGCATTGCCGCCGAAGCTGACGGTGCCGATGATCCTGTTCTTTCTGCCGGTGCTCTTCGTCGTGATCATGACGCCGGCGATCATTCAGGTGATGAGGCTGAAATAG
- a CDS encoding NlpC/P60 family protein produces the protein MNTILDRRLTPARSDLAARHLMGQVEARAFADPVTMRVVAPSAPVRREPRPDAPLDTEALAGEVVQVYEQHEGWAWGQLGADGYVGYLPDDALRADMPAPTHRVRALRTFVYPGASIKLPPLAALSLGAGLTIAGESGNFLVLADGGHVWRTHLAELSEGEADFVAVAERFEHVPYLWGGKTSLGLDCSGLTQLALAAARIASPRDSDMLEAAIGEPIAFDESLLGLKRGDLVFWKGHVGIMTDAETLLHANGYTMTVHREPLRTARDRILDKSFGAITSIRRIAGA, from the coding sequence ATGAACACGATTCTCGACCGCCGCCTGACCCCAGCCCGTTCCGACCTCGCCGCCCGGCACCTGATGGGCCAGGTCGAGGCCCGCGCCTTCGCCGATCCCGTCACCATGCGCGTCGTTGCCCCTTCCGCACCGGTTCGGCGCGAGCCGCGCCCCGATGCCCCTCTCGATACCGAGGCACTCGCGGGCGAGGTCGTACAGGTCTATGAGCAGCATGAGGGCTGGGCCTGGGGCCAGCTCGGCGCCGACGGCTATGTCGGCTATTTGCCGGACGATGCGCTGCGCGCCGATATGCCCGCGCCGACGCACCGTGTTCGTGCGCTGCGGACCTTCGTCTATCCCGGAGCCTCGATCAAACTGCCGCCGCTTGCCGCGCTATCGCTGGGCGCCGGCCTGACCATTGCCGGCGAGAGCGGCAATTTTCTTGTACTCGCCGATGGCGGCCATGTCTGGCGCACGCATCTCGCGGAACTCAGCGAGGGCGAAGCCGATTTCGTCGCCGTTGCCGAGCGCTTCGAGCATGTCCCCTATCTCTGGGGCGGTAAGACAAGCCTCGGTCTCGATTGCTCCGGCCTCACTCAGTTGGCTCTGGCCGCGGCCAGGATCGCTTCGCCGCGTGATTCCGACATGCTGGAAGCGGCGATAGGCGAGCCAATCGCTTTCGACGAGAGCCTCCTCGGCCTGAAGCGCGGGGACCTCGTTTTCTGGAAGGGGCATGTCGGCATCATGACCGATGCCGAGACGCTGCTGCACGCCAACGGCTATACGATGACGGTCCATCGCGAGCCGTTGCGCACCGCTCGCGACCGGATCCTGGACAAAAGCTTCGGCGCCATCACCAGCATCCGGCGGATTGCTGGCGCCTAA
- a CDS encoding M17 family metallopeptidase: MHSLLLASAPSAVPVHLVSKAGWPALIEHLAPEAARFAKAHGFAARPGQHVVLPDGLGAVSAVLLGVEGASARRRDPFAPGRLAAVLPEGDYRLEGEIDDFGLAALGWLLQSYRFERYRKPQPVRARLVLPKGVDGVELSALAEAVAFARDLVNTPASDMGPAEIEAAIRQLGQDFGASVTSQVGDDLLERNFPMIHAVGRASPRAPRLIDLVWGNPADPKVTLVGKGVAFDTGGLNLKTDAGMLLMKKDMGGAAAAAAAARMIMQAKLPVRLRLLVPAVENAVSGASFRPGDVLRSRKGLTVEIGNTDAEGRLILADALALADEEVPELLIDYATLTGAARVALGPELPPFYTHDEGLAVEISRLGQVVNDPVWRMPLWPPYDGLLDSKIADVNHVSGGSFAGSVTAALFLHRFVEKTQSYAHFDIYAWNPSSKPGRPEGGECQAARLTYALVKQLYPKVQG, from the coding sequence GTGCACAGCCTGCTCCTTGCCTCTGCGCCGTCCGCCGTCCCGGTTCATCTCGTCTCGAAGGCGGGCTGGCCGGCACTCATCGAGCACCTCGCGCCCGAGGCCGCGCGCTTTGCGAAGGCCCATGGCTTCGCCGCGCGTCCCGGACAGCATGTCGTGCTGCCGGATGGGCTGGGCGCTGTCAGCGCTGTGCTCCTTGGTGTCGAGGGAGCATCGGCGCGCCGCCGCGATCCATTTGCTCCCGGCCGGCTCGCCGCGGTACTGCCGGAGGGCGATTATCGTCTGGAGGGCGAGATCGATGATTTCGGCCTTGCGGCGCTCGGTTGGCTGCTCCAGTCCTATCGTTTCGAGCGCTACCGCAAGCCGCAGCCGGTCCGCGCCCGGTTGGTATTGCCCAAGGGTGTGGATGGTGTGGAGCTGAGCGCGCTCGCCGAGGCGGTCGCCTTTGCCCGCGATCTCGTCAATACGCCGGCAAGCGACATGGGGCCCGCTGAGATCGAGGCTGCGATCCGTCAGCTCGGGCAGGATTTTGGTGCGAGCGTCACCAGCCAGGTCGGGGACGATCTGCTCGAGCGCAACTTCCCGATGATCCATGCGGTTGGCCGGGCGTCGCCGCGCGCTCCGCGCCTGATCGACCTTGTCTGGGGCAATCCGGCCGATCCCAAGGTGACACTCGTCGGCAAGGGTGTGGCGTTCGATACGGGCGGGCTCAACCTCAAGACAGATGCCGGCATGCTGCTGATGAAGAAGGACATGGGCGGCGCCGCGGCCGCGGCTGCCGCTGCGCGCATGATCATGCAGGCGAAACTTCCGGTACGGCTGCGCCTCCTTGTGCCTGCCGTCGAGAATGCCGTTTCCGGGGCATCGTTCCGCCCGGGCGATGTGCTCCGGAGCCGCAAGGGGCTGACGGTCGAAATCGGCAATACCGACGCCGAGGGCCGGCTCATCCTGGCCGATGCATTGGCCTTGGCGGATGAGGAAGTCCCGGAGCTGTTGATCGACTATGCGACGCTGACCGGTGCCGCCCGCGTTGCGCTCGGTCCCGAGTTGCCACCCTTCTACACCCATGACGAAGGGCTCGCGGTCGAAATCTCCCGGCTGGGGCAGGTGGTAAACGACCCGGTCTGGCGCATGCCGCTCTGGCCGCCCTATGACGGGCTGCTCGACTCCAAGATCGCCGACGTCAACCACGTCTCCGGGGGCTCGTTTGCCGGCTCCGTCACGGCTGCGCTCTTCCTCCATCGTTTCGTCGAGAAGACACAGTCCTACGCGCATTTCGATATCTATGCCTGGAACCCGTCGTCGAAGCCCGGCCGCCCCGAGGGCGGCGAATGCCAGGCCGCGCGTCTGACCTATGCATTGGTCAAGCAGCTCTATCCGAAGGTCCAGGGATGA
- a CDS encoding MarR family transcriptional regulator encodes MALEIRPSQALRLWRQVHLDLVHDGQADLSARQTAILLTIYLELPPHTVRGLAQQLGVTKPVITRALDTMGKLGLVTRRRDEFDRRNVVIQRTVAGALAVERLADLVVQRARDLGPG; translated from the coding sequence ATGGCGTTGGAGATCAGGCCTTCGCAGGCGCTCAGGCTCTGGCGGCAGGTGCATCTCGATCTGGTGCATGACGGTCAGGCGGACCTCTCGGCCCGCCAGACCGCGATCCTGTTGACGATCTATCTCGAGCTGCCGCCGCATACCGTGCGCGGGCTTGCTCAGCAGCTCGGCGTCACCAAGCCCGTGATCACCCGCGCACTCGACACGATGGGCAAGCTCGGCCTCGTCACGCGCAGGCGCGACGAGTTCGACCGGCGCAATGTCGTGATCCAGCGGACCGTGGCCGGGGCGCTGGCTGTCGAACGGCTTGCCGATCTGGTGGTGCAACGGGCGCGCGATCTCGGGCCGGGCTGA
- a CDS encoding tetratricopeptide repeat protein, with protein sequence MAAVCLASLALAGCQSRGGIGDITGSIGRSAPTQPRGPAEWRAEADQWGKRYDANQKDRNSAFYYARALRALDQNAQALAVLQNAVLVHSEDREMLGAYGRSLADNGRYKEADEVLSRAHSPERPDWRVLSAQGTVADQLGEHARAQQIYETALKLAPGEPTVMSNLGLSLALSKRLPEAERVLREASNSNRADARIRQNLVLVLGLQGRFGEAETLAQQDQSPAEAAATIAYLKRSVSQPNSWNMLKGSNKAKTAASAQPEQADRSTPQG encoded by the coding sequence TTGGCAGCCGTCTGCCTCGCCTCGCTCGCCCTGGCCGGCTGCCAAAGCCGCGGCGGGATCGGCGACATCACCGGCTCCATCGGGCGATCCGCCCCGACCCAGCCACGCGGACCCGCCGAATGGCGCGCCGAGGCCGACCAATGGGGCAAGCGCTACGACGCGAACCAGAAGGACCGGAACTCCGCCTTCTACTATGCCCGCGCGCTGCGGGCGCTCGACCAGAATGCCCAGGCCCTCGCCGTCCTGCAGAACGCGGTGCTCGTGCACAGCGAGGATCGCGAGATGCTCGGTGCCTATGGTCGTTCGCTGGCCGATAATGGCCGCTACAAGGAAGCGGACGAGGTGCTCTCGCGTGCCCATTCGCCGGAACGACCTGACTGGCGTGTCCTGTCGGCACAAGGCACCGTCGCCGACCAGCTCGGCGAGCATGCCCGCGCCCAGCAGATCTACGAAACCGCCCTCAAGCTCGCTCCCGGCGAGCCCACGGTGATGTCCAATCTCGGCCTGTCGCTCGCGCTGTCGAAGCGCCTGCCCGAGGCCGAGCGCGTGCTGCGCGAGGCTTCGAACTCCAACCGGGCCGACGCCCGCATCCGACAGAATCTCGTGTTGGTGCTCGGCCTGCAGGGCAGGTTTGGCGAAGCGGAAACGCTGGCACAGCAGGACCAGAGCCCGGCCGAAGCAGCCGCAACCATCGCCTATCTCAAGCGCAGCGTCAGCCAGCCCAATAGCTGGAACATGCTCAAGGGCAGCAACAAGGCAAAAACAGCAGCATCTGCCCAGCCTGAGCAAGCGGATCGATCAACCCCACAGGGTTAG